The following proteins come from a genomic window of Nicotiana tomentosiformis chromosome 12, ASM39032v3, whole genome shotgun sequence:
- the LOC104111239 gene encoding SPX domain-containing membrane protein At4g22990-like, giving the protein MVAFGKKLKDRQIQEWKGYYINYKLMKKKVKQYANQSQAVTLDRRYVLKDFSRMLDNQIETIVLFLLEQQGVLASRISELNETKDSLQEQPDISKINELREAYQAVGRDLLKLLYFVEINAIGLRKILKKFDKRFGYKFTDYYVKTRANHPYSQLQQVFKHVGLGAVVGAISRNLADLQDRQGSYLSIYDQPALPLQDPVVDSMQAAVDRLSHSTNFLNFLAQHALILQEELPSPVEEEVDDQKYHFMSLLLNLANTFLYMVNTYIIVPTADDYSMSLGAAATVCGIVIGAMAVAQIFSSVYFSAWSNRSYFRPLVFSSIILFIGNTMYALAYDLKSIPVLLIGRLCCGFGSARAVNRRYISDCVPLRLRMQASAGFVSASALGMACGPALAGLLQTNFKIYKLTFNQDTLPGWLMAFAWLIYLVWLWISFKEPARQTEVNNVPQESNADALEKGVVEPLLLKSPENQQDEDEEDGDESEEVPEESHQPVNSIAAAYRLLTPSVKVQLLIYFMLKYAMEILLSESSVVTTYYFRWSTSTVAVFLACLGLTVLPVNLVVGSYISNMFEDRQILLASEIMVCLGILMSFQVVIQYSVPQYVCSGLLLFVSAEVLEGVNLSLLSRVMSSRLSRGTYNGGLLSTEAGTIARVIADATITLAGYLGESMLLNVTLLPSLLICIVSILATFWTYNSLY; this is encoded by the exons ATGGTTGCTTTTGGGAAAAAGTTGAAGGATAGACAAATCCAAGAATGGAAAGG ATACTATATCAATTACAAATTAATGAAGAAGAAGGTTAAGCAGTATGCTAACCAAAGCCAAGCCGTAACATTGGATCGGCGATATGTTCTCAAGGATTTCTCCAGAATGTTGGACAACCAG ATTGAAACAATAGTTCTCTTTTTATTGGAACAACAAGGAGTTCTTGCAAGCAGGATATCTGAACTTAATGAAACGAAAGATTCTCTTCAAGAACAGCCTGATATATCCAAAATAAATGAGCTACGAGAAGCTTATCAAGCTGTGGGGCGTGATCTTCTAAAGCTTCTCTATTTCGTCGAAATAAATGCTATTGGATTACGGAAGATACTTAAAAAATTTGACAAACGCTTTGGCTATAAGTTcaccgattactatgttaaaacCCGGGCTAATCATCCATATTCCCAACTTCAGCAAGTTTTCAAGCATGTG GGATTAGGGGCAGTTGTTGGAGCGATATCTCGTAATCTCGCTGATCTTCAAGACCGTCAAGGAAGCTACTTGTCAATTTATGACCAGCCAGCTCTTCCACTTCAG GACCCTGTGGTTGACTCAATGCAAGCGGCTGTTGATAGATTAAGTCATTCAACAAACTTCCTTAACTTTTTGGCTCAACATGCACTTATCTTGCAAGAAGAGTTACCCTCTCCTGTTGAGGAAGAAGTTGATGATCAGAAATACCATTTTATGTCGCTGCTGTTGAACTTGGCAAATACTTTCCTTTACATGGTTAATACATATATTATTGTACCAACGGCAGATGATTATTCTATGAGCCTAGGTGCTGCTGCAACAGTATGTGGGATTGTGATAGGAGCCATGGCTGTCGCGCAGATTTTTTCGTCTGTGTATTTCAGTGCTTGGTCAAACAGGTCTTATTTCAGACCTCTGGTATTTAGCAGTATAATTCTTTTTATTGGGAATACCATGTATGCGTTGGCATATGATCTCAAATCAATACCGGTTCTGCTTATCGGTCGTTTATGTTGCGG ATTTGGTTCCGCCAGAGCAGTGAACCGTCGCTACATCAGTGACTGTGTGCCACTTAGACTTCGGATGCAGGCTTCAGCTGGTTTTGTCAGTGCTAGCGCACTTGGAATGGCATGTGGCCCTGCACTTGCTGGTTTACTTCAGACAAATTTTAAGATTTACAAGTTGACCTTCAATCAAGATACTTTGCCTGGTTGGCTTATGGCTTTTGCATGGTTAATTTATTTGGTGTGGCTGTGGATCTCATTTAAAGAACCTGCTCGCCAGACTGAAGTAAACAATGTTCCTCAAGAATCTAATGCTG ATGCCCTTGAAAAGGGTGTTGTGGAACCATTGCTATTAAAATCACCAGAGAATCAACAAGATGAGGATGAAGAAGATGGTGACGAGAGTGAAGAAGTTCCCGAGGAGTCTCATCAACCTGTTAATTCGATAGCAGCAGCATACAGATTACTCACTCCTTCTGTGAAG GTTCAATTGTTAATCTACTTTATGCTGAAATATGCCATGGAAATTTTACTCTCCGAATCTAGCGTTGTCACGACATATTACTTTCGCTGGTCAACAAGCACTGTGGCAGTTTTTCTTGCGTGTCTTGGTCTCACCGTTCTTCCAGTAAATCTTGTTGTTGGGAGCTATATAAGTAACATGTTTGAGGACAG GCAAATTTTGTTGGCATCTGAAATTATGGTTTGTCTTGGTATACTCATGAGCTTTCAAGTTGTTATCCAGTATTCTGTGCCACAATATGTCTGCTCAGGGCTCTTATTGTTTGTATCTGCTGAAGTTTTAGAAG GTGTAAATTTGTCACTCCTCTCGCGAGTCATGTCATCTAGACTTTCTCGCGGAACCTACAACGGTGGCCTCTTGTCTACAGAAGCCGGAACCATTGCTCGGGTGATTGCAGATGCAACTATAACTCTTGCCGGGTACTTAGGGGAGAGTATGCTCTTAAATGTTACTCTTCTTCCTTCACTTTTAATATGCATAGTCTCCATTCTCGCCACCTTTTGGACCTACAATTCTCTCTACTGA